In a genomic window of Wyeomyia smithii strain HCP4-BCI-WySm-NY-G18 chromosome 1, ASM2978416v1, whole genome shotgun sequence:
- the LOC129719204 gene encoding uncharacterized protein LOC129719204 — MPYEIHWCCLSEKVIRKAYVKAKMASTTIDELKLIADLLNGAPEVDLELFRRAKITTIQLLTFTEEELLTSIGVQPEVDTRQLWSWIDLHNVTLVSEKVDSIHAGVENHPQAEQPTEDSETEEGIFITKGPPPSSTECFDLSTVTRLKQNTSQDLDEESEDLVALSCEDITRHYENTRALNSNQKDDNDPSNEPYPSAGRASFQASAAKLHKKKAHRF, encoded by the exons ATGccttatgaaattcattggtgCTGCTTGAGTGAAAAAGTTATAAGAAAGGCGTATGTAAAAGCAAAAATGGCGTCCACCACTATCGACGAACTAAAGCTAATTGCGGATTTGTTGAACGGTGCACCAGAAGTCGATCTGGAATTATTTCGAC GAGCGAAAATCACTACAATCCAGCTACTAACATTCACGGAAGAGGAGCTGTTGACCTCAATCGGAGTACAACCAGAGGTTGACACGCGACAGTTATGGTCCTGGATA GATCTACATAACGTGACACTAGTTTCGGAAAAGGTAGATTCGATTCATGCGGGCGTTGAGAATCATCCACAAGCCGAGCAACCAACAGAA GACTCTGAAACCGAGGAAGGTATATTTATAACCAAAGGTCCGCCTCCTAGCTCAACAGAGTGTTTTGACCTCAGTACAGTAACGAGATTGAAACAG AACACATCACAAGATCTTGACGAAGAAAGCGAAGACCTCGTAGCGCTTTCTTGTGAAGACATAACACGTCACTACGAG AATACAAGAGCACTTAACAGTAATCAGAAAGACGACAATGATCCATCAAACGAGCCGTATCCAAGTGCTGGTCGTGCCTCCTTTCAAGCATCAGCTGCGAAGCTCCACAAGAAGAAAGCGCACCGATTTTGA
- the LOC129719206 gene encoding uncharacterized protein LOC129719206 gives MRRITCQKQKEKQHISPNGNSIESVEFLPGVVSATTWLELNKLPWMTVLSQWEVSFPARQASLRQHSKVSHIIHSFPHLAEEFGYQLLDIDYRKQNLGNPADPSKKRNLLFEPIAQYISKNTKDPSAKDLCRGLKENMFDFFIPNVQGVSVIFTAHCKERSTPICHYFELVIDPRD, from the exons at GAGACGTATTACATGCCAAAAGCAAAAAGAGAAGCAGCACATTTCACCTAACGGCAATAGTATCGAGTCCGTAGAATTTTTGCCAGGAGTAGTATCTGCAACAACCTGGCTGGAATTGAACAAATTGCCATGGATGACTGTCTTGTCGCAGTGGGAGGTTAGTTTTCCTGCTAGACAAGCTTCTTTGCGACAACACTCGAAGGTCAGTCACATTATCCACAGTTTCCCGCACCTGGCCGAGGAATTCGGATACCAGCTG TTGGACATTGATTACCGGAAGCAAAACCTGGGAAATCCGGCAGATCCTTCCAAGAAGCGGAATTTATTGTTTGAGCCTATCGCACAATATATCAGCAAAAACACCAAAGATCCGTCTGCCAAAGATTTATGCCGTGGCCTCAAAGaaaatatgtttgatttttttattccgAATGTTCAAGGGGTGTCCGTTATTTTCACGGCACATTGCAAAGAACGATCTACTCCAATTTGTCATTATTTTGAGTTGGTAATAGACCCTAGAGATTAA